In the genome of Achromobacter sp. MFA1 R4, the window GTTACACAGGGTATGCACTCAGGGCGACGACCATCGGGCCTGAGGCCCGATGTCTTCTGCCGAACTGCAGGGCTATTTGCCCTGAGGCGCCAGACCGGCCGGTTCGCCCGGACCCGGAATGTAGATCGTTTGCACCTCGGGCTCTGTCGCCGGCCGAGCCCAGTCCTGAGTCATCTCAGGCGCGGGGGCCGGTCCCAGCAATTTCTGGCGTTCCCAAGGTTCCAGCAGAATGTTGGTGCTGTCGACGAGCCGCATCAGGCGGCCATCCGGGCCGAACTGCAGCAGCGCATCCTTGCGGCTGTAGAGGCCATCGTTGACAAAACTTATCTTGAAGGACCAGAGCGCCAGCAAGGTGCCGTCGCTCTGTTTGAATTGTTGGGCAGGCGGCGCGGTCAGCGCGCGCGCCGCTTCTTCCAGCGTGGTCTGCCCCGGCGTCAGGGTCGACAGCTTGCTCGGATCGAAGTTGTGACCCGTCGCCGCGCAGCCAGCGAGAAAGGCCGCAAACGCGGCCGCCGCCAGAAGATGTAGATAACCTCGCATACCCCTGCCTATATGCCGGCAATGCCGGCGTCAGAAAGATTCCCAATCGTCGTCCGAAGGCGCCTGGCGCCGGCTGGAGGCCGGTGCGGAAGCAGGCTTCGGATCGGGCTTGGCCGCGGGCCCCGGACGCGTCGCGGGCCGGCGCGGCGGACGCGCAGCCGTGGCGCCTGCGGCGGGTTCCGGCTTGGCGCGGGCCGAGTGCGTCAGGCGCACGGCCGCCGGCTTCGCGGCGGGCGCAGCGGGCTGCAGCTCGGCCTCGGCCTCGGGCGCCGGCGCGGCCACGCGGGCGGCGGGACGGTGCTGCTGCGCCAACTGGCGCGCCGGCACTTCGATCACTTCGCCCGCATTGATCTTGAACACCGACACGGCTTCGGCCAGGCGCTGCGCCTGTTCCTGCAGCGAGCCGGCGGCGGCCGCGGCCTCTTCCACCAGCGCCGCGTTCTGCTGCGTCACTTCGTCCATCTGCGACACCGCGCGGTTCACCTGGTCGATGCCGCTGGACTGCTCCTCGGACGCCGCCGAGATCTCGCCCATGATGTCCGTCACGCGCTTCACCGAGGCCACGATTTCCTGCATCGTCGCGCCCGCGCGTTCCACCTGTTGCGAACCCGCGCCCACCTTGGACACCGAATCCTCGATCAGGCCCTTGATCTCCTTGGCCGCTTGCGCGCTACGCTGCGCCAGCGAGCGCACTTCGCCCGCCACCACCGCAAAGCCCTTGCCCTGCTCGCCCGCGCGCGCCGCTTCCACCGCGGCGTTCAGCGCCAGGATGTTGGTCTGGAACGCGATGCCGTCGATGACCGACACGATTTCCGAGATCTTGCGCGAGCTGGCCGAAATGCCTTCCATGGTGGTGACCACTTCCGACACCGCCGAACCGCCGCGCTCGGCCACGTCCGACGCGCTGGCGGCCAATTGATTGGCCTGGCGCGCGTTGTCGGCGTTCTGCTTTACGGTCGAGGCCAGTTGCTCCATCGAAGCGGCGGTTTCTTCCAGCGAAGCAGCCTGCTCTTCGGTGCGGCTGGACAGGTCAGTGTTGCCGGCCGAGATCTCACGCGATCCGACGTTGATCTCGTCCACGCCCCGGCGCACCGCGCTCACGGTGCGCGCCAGGCTTTCCTGCATGCGCTTGACGGCGGCCATCAGCGCGCCGATTTCGTTGGTGGAATTGACGTCCACGCGCACGGTCAGGTCGCCGGCGGCGATCTTGTCGAAGCTCTCGCCCACGGCGCGCAGCGGACGCAGCACGACGCGGTTCATGAAGAGGAAAGCGCCCAGCGAGACCGCCAGGATCAGCACGGCCAACGCGATGTAGACATAGGCCATCACCGAGGCCTGGGTGCGGGCCGAGGCCACCAATTCCTGGCTGTACTTGTTGATGTTGTCCGCGAATTCGCCAAGCTGCTTGGAAAAGAGCCCGCTTGCGGCGCCCGTCTTGGTGTTCTTCAACGTCAGGTAGGTCGCCGAGTCGCCCTTGTCGAGCGCGGCCATCATGCTTTGCAGGGAATCGGCGAAGCCATTAAACGCAGCCAGCAGTTCGCCTTCCGAACGCTTGCCCAGGTCGGTCTGCTTCGGCGTGGCCTTGAACGCCTCCATCTTCGTCTTGGCGTCGGCGATGAGCTGCTGGACGATGCGCGAGTTCTCGGCGGCGCCGTTCGCATCGCCTGCGGCGCGCTGCGCGGCGGCGATGTCGGCACGAATGGTCGCGCGCAGCATCTGCGTATAGGAATCCTTGATCAGATTGCTCTGCTGGACGCTCAGAGAATCCAAAGCGTTGATCGCCCGCGTGTTGGACTGCATGCTGTTCCAACCGAGGACGATGGCAACGAGCGCGGCCAGAGCAACTGCCAATTGGGCAAGCATCAAGCCTGTGCGCACCTTCAGATTGCTAAACATTTCCGTAGTTCCGGTAGTCGTCCTGGCGGCGCTCCCCGCGCCGCCGGGCCGTAAAGGGGATGTTCTCTACTTCCTGTTCACTGCACTGGCGGAACGATCCGTCAGAAAGACTCCCAATCGTCATCCGAGGGCGGCGCACGGCGCGCGGCGGGCGCCTTGGGGGCCGCCGCGGCAACGTCCGCCGCATCGGTGGCGCGCGGGGCCGGCCGGCGCACGGGGCGCGCGGCGGTCGCGCCCGCCGGCTTGGGCCGGGCAACCTGCGTCAGACGAGGCGCGGCCTTGGGCGCCGGTTCGGGCTGCTCCGCCGGCTGGGCGGGCGCCTGCTCCGGCGCCGCCTGCGGCGCCGCCACGCGGGCGGCCGGACGGTGCTGCTGCGCCAACCGGCGCGCCGGCACGTCGATCACTTCGCCCGCATTGATCTTGAACACCGACACGGCTTCGGCCAGGCGCTGCGCCTGTTCCTGCAGCGAGCCGGCGGCGGCCGCGGCCTCTTCCACCAGCGCCGCGTTCTGCTGCGTCACTTCGTCCATCTGCGACACCGCGCGGTTCACCTGGTCGATGCCGCTGGACTGTTCCTCGGACGCCGCCGAGATCTCGCCCATGATGTCCGTCACGCGCTTCACCGACGCCACGATTTCCTGCATGGTGGAGCCCGCGCGTTCGACCTGCTGCGAACCCGCGCCCACCTTGGACACCGAATCCTCGATCAGGCCCTTGATTTCCTTGGCCGCTTGCGCGCTGCGCTGCGCCAGCGAGCGCACTTCGCCCGCCACCACCGCAAAGCCCTTGCCCTGCTCGCCCGCACGCGCCGCTTCCACCGCCGCGTTCAGCGCCAGGATGTTGGTCTGGAACGCGATGCCGTCGATGACCGACACGATTTCCGAGATCTTGCGCGAGCTGGCCGAGATGGCCTGCATGGTGCTGACCACTTCCGATACCGCCGAACCGCCGCGCTCGGCCACGTCCGACGCGCTGGCGGCCAGTTGATTGGCCTGGCGCGCGTTGTCGGCGTTCTGCTTGACGGTCGAGGCCAGCTCTTCCATCGAGGCAGCGGTCTCTTCCAGCGAGGCGGCCTGCTGCTCGGTGCGGCTGGACAGGTCCGTGTTGCCGGCCGAGATTTCACGCGCGCCCAGGTTGATCTCGTCCACGCCGCGGCGCACCGTCGACACGGTGCGGGTCAGGCTTTCCTGCATGCGCTTGATGGCGCCGAACAGGTGGCCGATTTCGTTGGTGCTGCGGACTTCGATGCGGCCGGTGAAATCGCCCGCCGAGATCTTCTCGAAATGGTCGCCGGCTTCGTGCAGCGGACGCAGCACGGTGCGGTTGATGAAGATCCAGCAGCCGACGGCCAGCACCAGCGCGATGGCCAGCATCACGATGGTGACGATGCGCGAGATGTCGTGATCGACCTGCGCCTGCGCGGCCAATTCGTTGGTGCGGGTGTCGATGAACTGCAGCACGTTGTTGACGGCTTCGCGGAACGCGGTGTTCGCGGCGCTGCCGGCGTCGTTCAGGTCCAGGTATTGCTGGATGGCAAGATTCTTCAGGGCGGAGGACTGGCGCTGGTAGATGTCGTCGAACTGCTTGTAGGCCGCGTCGAGCTTCTGCACCAGGTCTTCCGAGCCGGCCATGCGCGGGGCATTGCGGAATTCATTCAGCGTCTTCACGCCTTCGGCCATCAGCGCATCGGCGCGTTGCGCCTGCGAGGTGGACTGCTCGGTCTTGCCCTGCTGCATGTCCATCAGCGACGTTGCAAGCAGCAGACGGCCGCGCAGGAAGATGCTGTAGGCGCGCTGGAGCTGCGTCGCCTGGTCGGAATAGGCGGCGTTGATCTGTCCCAGCTTGTCATTGCTGGAATTCAATCCCATCCACGCCACGCCGTTCGAAATGAACATGGCGCCCGAGAAGAGCAACAGCACCAGGATGATACAGGTGCGAACTTTCAAATTACCAAGCATGAAATATCCGAGCGTTGAGCAACGAAAAACGACACTACCTACCCAATACGCACCACGGACGCCCCGGTCTTTGGCCGGCAGCGTCCGAAAGGTGCGCCACGCGCAGCGCCATGAACCGGCGCGGCGCCGAAACTTATCGCATCACTTGCGGCTGAACAGGCTGGACCCCTGGATCGTCATGAACGCGGCCGAGGCCGCCTGCAAGGCCACCTGCCGCAGCGCGAGCTGGCTGGCGCCGGCGTAGTAGTCCAGGTCTTCCAGGTCCGACAGCGACTTCGAGTACGACAGGCCCTTCTGCGTGCCCGTGGCGTCCAGCGCCTCCAGTTCGTTCAGGCGCGCGCCCACCGAGGCGCCGACCGTCAGGACGTTGTCGTAGTTCGAGGCCAGCTTCTTGTTGGCGGTGGCCAGTTCATTGTTCAGGCGAGCCAGCGCCTTCTCGTCGCCCGCGATGGGCGAGTCGAGCACCTTGATCAGGCTGTCCAGCGTGGCGAACATGTCCAGGTCGGCCGACTGGATGTTTTCGACGTCGATCACGTCGCCATTCTGCGGCGTGCCCTTGACCACCACGGCGACGCCGCCGAAGTCGATGCTGGTGCCCGGCGTGTACGCCGTCGGACCGGCCGGCGGCGCGGGGCTGATCACCGGCGGGACGGGCGGGGTCGCATTCGGTTCCGTCGTGATGACGCGGTAACCCATGTTGCCCGTCGCGGGATCGGATTCGAACTGCAGGCTGAAATTCTTGCCGATGTTGGCGCTGTTCGGCGTGACCGACACGGTGCCGAACTCGGCGGTGCCGGCGTTGGCCGGCGATGCGGTGGCGACATACGCCTGCGAACCCGGGTTGGCGCGATTGAAGATGTCGCTGCCCAGGTCGCTGGTGGAGAGCTGGCGCGACTGGTCGACCTGCACCGTGCGTTCGCCGGTGGCGCCGCTATAGACGATCTTGCCGGTGGCGTCCTGGGCGTACGGCACGACGCTGCCCTCGTAACCCGAGAACAGGTATTGGCCGTTGCCGTCCGTGCTGTTGGCCAGGCCAAGCAGCGCGTCGCGGGCGCTCTTGAGCGCCGTCGACAACGCCTGGCGGTCGCTGTCGGCGAAGGTGCCGTTGCCGGCCTGCACGACGCGCGTACGCACATCCTGCAATGCGGTCGTGATCGAGTCCAGGACGTTGGCTTCCTGCCCGAGGTTGGTCTTGGCCGTGTTGCGGTTCAGTCCATACGTCGAGTTCATGCTCTGCGTCTGCGCGACGCCGATCGACAGCGACGCCGACAGCGGATCGTCCGCCGGGCTCAGGAACTTGCGGCCGCTGCCGACCTGCTCAACCAGGCGATTCATGTCGGATTCCTGGGCGAGCACGCCGCTCAGGCCGTTCGTGTACATCATCGTGGTGCTCAGACGCATGGTGCAGCTCCGAAATGCTTTCTAGTATTCACAATCAACGTTCTGATCAGCCGCGCAGGCCCAACAGCGTGTCAAAAATGGTGCTCGCCACATCGATGATGCGGGCGCTGGCCTGGTATTGCTCCTGGTAGAGCGACAGGCTCACGTACTCTTCGTTCAGGTTGACGCCCGACACCGCCTGCTGCGCCGCCGTGGTCTGCTTGATCAGGTTGACCTGCGCGGTGGCGGCGGTCTTGATCTGCTGCGTCTGCACGCCGACCGTGTTCACGACTTGCGCGAACATGTCGTTGATGCTCATGGTGCCGTGTCCCAGCAGCTTGGTGTTCTGCAGTTGGGCCAGCTTCAGCGCGTTCTTGCCGTTGGCGTCGCCGCCCTCCGCGTCGGCCGCGGCGACCTTGTCCGGATCCGTGATCACGACTTCGATGTCGCGGGCGGCGTCGCGCGTGGGCGACAGCGACCACTTGTCGCCGGCCTGGGGCGGCGCGTTGATCGTCAGCGTCACGCCCATCTCGTTTTCGAGGTTCAGCGTGGCGGTGGGCGGCGTGCCCGTGGCCGGGCCGTTGTAGACCTGCGCGCCTTCCGGCAAGCGCACGACCTGGTAATTGGCGCCGTCGAACGAGATCTCGTAGTCCTTGGCGTTGATGTTCGCCAGGTTGGTGAATTCACCGGAGATCTGCGCGTTGCTCTTGTTCTGCGTGTTCGGCACGCCCTGGGGCGAGCCGATGCTGAAGAAATCCGTGCCCGGATTGCCGCTCTGGTCCAGGCCCTGGTTGTGCTGTTCGTTGAACGACAGCGCCAGGCCGACGGCCATCTGGCCGAGCTGGTTCTGCATGACGTCCAGGGACGACGCGCGGAACTGCAGCAGGCCGCCCAGCTTGCCGCCGGTAACGTCGGCGTCCTTCATCTCGACCGCGACGGTCTTGCCCGTGCCCGCCGGCAGCGTGTAGGCCAGGACGGTGCGGCCCGCGTCGGACGACGACGGCACGGCCTGCAGCGGATAGATGGAGTTGCCCGAGAGCAGCGACTGGCCGCCCTTGGTAAGCGAAATGCTGATCTTGTCGCCCTGCTCGTAGGTCGTGACGCCGATGAGCTGGTTCAGTTCCATGACGGCCTGGTCGCGCTGGTCGAGCAGGTCGTTCGGGGGGCTGCCGCCGGCCTTGCCGGACGCCAGCGAAATCTGCTGGTTCAGGTCGTCGATGCGGGTCAGGTAGCTGTTGACCTGGTCCACCGTCGTGGAGATCTGGGAATTCAGGCCTTCGCGCTGGTTCTGCATCTCCTGGTAGGCCGAGCGGATCTGGGTCGTCAGGCTGTTGGCCTGGCCGATCAGGTCGGCGCGCGCCGCGGGATCCGCGGGCTTGCTGGCCACCGTGTTCATGCTGGTGAAGAAATTGGTCAGGCCCGGGGCGATGCCCACGGTGCGGTCCGAGAACAGGTTGTTGATCTGCGAGACCTGGTCGAGCTGGGCCTGGAGCTGGGCGCCGCTGCCCTGCGCGCCGACGAGCTGCTTGTACAGGAAGCTGTCGTAGCTGCGTTCGACGGTATCGACCTGGACGCCGCGGCCAATGTAGCCGTTGGTCGTCGCCTGGGCGCCCGCGGTGGAGGTCATCACGCGCTGGCGGTTGTAGCCGACCGTGGTGGCATTGTTGATGTTATGACCGGTCGTGGCCAGGCCCGCCTGCGCCACGTTCAACCCGCCCAACGCCGTTTTGTACAAATTCATGCTGACAATGCCCCGTATGTAACCGCAGCTGTTATCTCTGGATACTCCATTTACGGCAGGAGCTCAGCCAAATTTAGAGTCCTTCCAGCATCCGCCGTGAATTTTCCACGCTGGATGCGGCGCCCCGGAGCTGCCCCATGATGCCGATCAGCTTCTGGGCGTAGCGCGGGTCCGTCGCGTAGCCGGCATCCTGGATCCGCCGGGCCGCCTCGATCTCGTTGCGGGCCGTCGTCACGCTTTCGTAGCGCGGACTGTTGCCGATCAGGCGGGCGTAATCGGCGAACGATTCCTCGTAGGAGGAGTACGCACGGAACGGGTGGGTCACCTTCTTGGCGACGCCATCCTCGTATTCCGTGGTCAGCACGTTGACGACCTTGCCCTTCCAGCTTGCGCCGGCCTTGATCCCGAAGAGGTTGAAGCTGGTGCTGCCGTCCTCGTGCTTGATTTCGCGCTTGCCCCAGCCGGATTCCAGGGCCGCCTGGCCCATGATGAGACGGGCCGGCACGCCGCTTTGCTGCGACGCCAGATTGGCCGCGCGCGACATCCGGGACACGAAGTCCACCACATGATCGGGCGCCCCTTCCGCCGCGGCCAACGCACGGTCGGCGGGACGGTTGTTGCGCATCACGTTCAGCAGCGCCGACACCTCGCGCGAACCGCCCGTGCGGAAATCCAGGTCGCCGCCCTGGCCGATGCTCTTGATGGCCTCGTCCGACATCTCGCCGGGCTTGCCCTGCTGCATCTGCGCCAGGATTGCCTGCGACAGCCCGATCCCCGGCGAGGCGAGGTGCAGCGCAAGCTGCTCGTCCGCCATGGACTGCAGCATCTGGGTCTGCTGGGAATCGAACAGGCCTTCCTTGGGCGTGGCCTCGCGCATGCGCTTGAGCATCATCTGCAGGAACAGGGCCTCAAACTGCTTGGCCACCTGCTTCTGCTGCTCGGTCCCGGCGGGGTCCTGCTTGACGTCCCGCTTCAGGTCCGACAGGCGGCCCATGTCGAAGACCGAATCCTGCCGGGCGCTGCCGCTGGCCGCATCGTGGGTATATGCCATGGCCGTCAGATGATTTCCAGTTCGGCGCGCAGGGCGCCCGCGCTCTTCATCGCCTGCAGGATGGCCAGCAGGTCCTGCGGCGTGGCGCCCAGGGCGTTCAGGCCCTTGACCACGTCAGCCAGGTTGGCGCTGGTGCTGACGCGCTGCAGCGAGCCGTTGTCCTGGCGCACCTCGATCTGGGTGTTGGGCACCACCACCGTCTGCCCTTGCGTGAACGGCGTGTCCGGTTGGACGACCTCGTTCTGGCGGTTGATGATGACGGACAGGTTGCCGTGCGCCACCGCGGCCTCTTCGATCATGACCGTGCGGTTCATGACGACCGAGCCCGTGCGCGCATTGATGATGACCTTGGCGACGGTGGGCGCGCGGGTGACCTGCAGGTCCTCGACCTGCGACAGGAAGCGGGCCTGCGAAGCCTGCTCCATGGGCGTGCGGACCTGGATGACGCGGCCATCCAACGCCGTGGCCGTGCCCTGCCCGAAGCGGCGGTTCAAGGCCGTGGCCACGTTCTGCGCCGTGCCGAAATCGGTGTTGTTCAGTTCGACGTGAATGTAGCCGTCGCGCGAGAACGTGGTGGGCACGCCGCGTTCGACGATGGCGCCCGCGCTGATGCGGCCGCCGTTCAACTGGTTGATCTGCACGCTGGAGCCGCCGGACGACGCGCCCGCGCCGCCCACCAGGATATTGCCCTGCGCGATGGCGTAGACCTGGCTGTCCGCGCCCTTGAGCGGCGTCATCAGCAGCGTGCCGCCGCGCAGGCTCTTGGCGTTGCCCATGGAGGACACCACCACGTCCAGCGTCTGGCCCGGCCGCGCGAACGCCGGCAGGGTCGTCGTGACCATGACGGCCGCCACGTTCTTCAGCTGCATGTTGCTGCCGGCGGGCACGGTGATGCCCAGCTGCGACAGCATGTTGGTCAGACTCTGCTGGGTGAAGGGTGTCTGGCGCACCTGGTCGCCGCTGCCGTCCAGGCCCACGACCAGACCGTAGCCGATGAGCTGGTTGCCCCGGACGCCCTGGATGCTGGCCAGATCCTTGAGCCGATCGGCGTGCGCCGCGCCGGCGCCCGCGGCCAGCCCGACGGCGACGCACACCCGCGCCAACAGGGACAGCAATGCGGATATCGGAGTCGGTTGTTTCATGATTTAGAACGGCGAAGCGATCAGGAAGAAGCGTTGCAGCCAGCCCATGGTCTGGACTTCGTCCATGACGCCCTTGCTGCGGTACTCGATGCGGGCGTCGGCCACCTGGGTGGACGAGACAGTATTCGTGCCCGTGATGGAGCGCGGGTCCACCACCCCGGCAAAGCGCACGTATTCGCTGCCGCGGTTGATGGCGATCTGCTTTTCGCCGGCGATCTGCAGGTTGCCGTTGGACATCACGCCGACCACCGTGGTGGTGATGGTGCCGGTAAAGGCGTTGTTGGCCGTGCTGTCGCCCCTGCCCTGCAACACGTTGGCGCCCGCGGCTTCGGTGTTCAGGTTGGCGTTGGCCCAGCTGTCCATGAACGAAGGCGCCGCGGCAATGCCCAGGCTGGCCGAGCCGCTGCGGTTGGTGTTCGTCGCCACGTTCTTGGACGCATTGGTGCGCTCGTTCAGGACGATGGTGACGATGTCGCCGACGTTGCGCGGCCGGCGGTCTTCGAACAGGGGGTAATTGCCGTAAGTCGTGGGCTGGTAGATGGAGCCCGTGGGCTGCGCCAGCGGCATGGGCGGCGGCGGCGGCGCCGCCGTCGTCGGCCCGGTCACGATGGGCTCGGGCGGAATCATGGCGCAACCAGCCGCCAGCAGGGCCAGCGCGGACGCAAATACCAGGCGCAGGACAGACATGAGCATCACAGTTGGGTCAGGCGGGCCAGCATTTCATCCGACGTCTTGACGGCCTTGCTGTTCATTTCGTAGGCGCGCTGCGTGGTGATCATGTTGACCAGTTCTTCGGCCACGTTGACGTTGGACGTCTCGACGTAGTTCTGCATGATCGAGCCCGCGCCGTCCACACCCGGCTGCAGCAGGTTGGCCGGACCCGACGAGTCGGTTTCCAGGTACAGGTTTTCGCCGACGCTCTGCAGGCCGGTCGGGTTGATGAACGTGGCGATCTGCAACTGGCCGATCTGCACGTTCACGCCGGCGGCGCCCGGCTGGGTCACCGACACCATGCCGTCGCTGCCGATGGTGATGGACAGGGCGTTGTCCGGCACGTTGATCGGCGGCTGGATGACGTAGCCGCTGACCGTGACGAGCTGGCCGTTCTGGTCGCGCTGCAGCGCGCCGTCGCGCGTGTAGGCCTGCGTGCCGTCGGGCAGTTCGACCTGCAGGAAGCCGCGGCCGTTGATGGCGACGTCCATTTCGCTGCCGGTGTTGTTCAGGTTGCCGGTCGTGTGGATGCGCTCGGTGGCGGCCACGCGCGCGCCGGTGCCCAGTTGCAGGCCGGACGGCAGCTGGGTGGCGTCGCCCACCTGGGCGCCCGGCTGGCGCAGGGTCTGGTACATCAGGTCCTGGAACACCGCGCGGCCGCGCTTGAAGCCGTTGGTGGAGACGTTGGCCAGGTTATTGGAAATCACGTCCATGGAGGTCTGCTGACCTTCCAGGCCCGTCTTGGCGATCCACAGCGAACGCATCATGATGAAGTACTCCGGTGCCGCGGCTCGGCCGCGAGCGAAATGTTATTTAAATCAGGCGCTTACCGACAGGATGCCGTTGGCGCGTTCCGCGTTGCGGTCCGACTGCTGGATCACCTGCATCTGTTGCTCGAAGCGGCGGGCGTTTTCGATCATGCCCACCATCGACGCCATGGGATTGGTGTTGCTGCCTTCCAGCACGCCCGACAGCAGGCGCAGGCCGGGGTCGGCCGGCAGCGGCGGCGCGGGCTGGCCGTTGACCGGCGCCATGCGGAAGACGCCGTCATCGCCGTGCACGAGCTGGGCGTTGTCGGGATTGACGAGCTTGAGCCGGCCCAGGTTCAGGATGTTGTTCGGCGGGTCGCCCGCGCCGATGGCCGTGATGGTGCCATCCGACGTGATCGTCAGCGAAGCCTGGTCGGGCACGTCGATGGGGCCGCCCTGGTCCGACATGACGGGCTGGCCCAGCGAGGTCTGCAGGAGGCCGTTGATGCCGACCTGCAGGCTGCCGGCGCGCGTGTAGGCTTCGCCCTGCGGGGTCTGCACGGCGATCCAGCCATTTTCGCTGGCCAGCGCCACGTCCAGGTCGCGGCCCGTGGTCTGCATGGTGCCCATCTGAAAGCTGTGGCCGGGCGTGGACGCCACCGTCGACACACGCGTAGGCAGGCTCACCCCGTCCGTCACGGGAACCGAGCGGTACAACGCGATCTGCTCGCGAAAGCCCGCCGTGTTCACGTTGGCCATATTGTTGGAGAGCGCGGCCTGGTGCTCCGTGATCCGCGCTGCGCCATTCATGGCGGTGTAGATGATTCGATCCATTGCCTATTCCGTCGGTGTCGTCGGTGTCGTCACAAGCCCAGCGGGCATTACTTCAGGTTCATCAGGACTTGCATGATTTCGTCCTGGGTCTTGATGGTCTGCGAGTTGGCCTGGTAGGTGCGCTGGGCGATGATCATGTTGACCAGCTCCTTGCTCATGTCCACGTTGGACGCTTCGGTCGCCTGGCCGACCACCGTCGACATGCTGTTGGTGCCGGGCTGGCCCAGGATCGGCTGGCCGGAAGCCGCCGTTTCCTTCCAGGCGTTGTTGCCCACGGGCTGCAGGCCCTGCAGGTTGGAGAAGTCGGCCAGCACGAGCGTGCCGACGACCTGGGTTTCACCGTTGGTGTAGCTGGCGACCAGGCTGCCGTCGCTGCTGATGTTGATGCCGCTGAATTCGCCGGAGGTGTAGCCGTCGGGCTTGGCAACCAGCTTGTAGTTGCTGCCGTACTGGGTCGTGCCGGTGTAGTTGATCGCGACGTTCAGCGGATCGGCCGGGGTGGCGGTGCCGCCGGGCTGGGCGAAGGTCAGGTTGACCACCGGTGCGCTGGTCAGCGTGCCGGCGTTGTTGAACGTGAACTGCTGGGGGTTGCCCCAGACGCCGCCCGCCTCGGTCGTGGGCGCCATGGCCTGGCCGTCCATCGTGTAGTACACGTCGTAAACGCTGGTGCCGCCGACGGCCGGACGCTTGACGAAGTACTGCATGACCTGGTGCGAATTGCCCAGGGAGTCGAACACCGTCATGGGCGAGGCGTTCGTGTAGGTGTCGGAGAGCTTGGGGTCGAAGGGCCGGCCGAGTTCGGTGACGGCGGCGGTGTAGTCGACGTAGCCGGCAACCTGGGTAAGGTCGCCCGCCGTCACGGCGCCAGTTCCGTCAACCGAGATGACATTGGGCGCCGTGCCGTAGTCGCCGGCGGGCGGCGCGTTGACCCACACGATATTGCCCACGGCGTCGCGCGTGAACTCATAGGTGTCGGCGGGCAGCGGCGGCGTCGTGCCGGTCATCGTCACGGAACCGTTGACGGCAGGCGAGGTCACCGTATCCGTCAGGTAGATGACCTTGGCGTTCGCGTCCAGGTTGGCCACGGTCGTGGCGCTGGTGGTGGCCAGGGGCGCCACGTTGGCCGTGGGCAGCTGCAGTTCCACCGGGTTCGCGCCGACGGCGCCG includes:
- a CDS encoding flagellar basal body P-ring protein FlgI gives rise to the protein MKQPTPISALLSLLARVCVAVGLAAGAGAAHADRLKDLASIQGVRGNQLIGYGLVVGLDGSGDQVRQTPFTQQSLTNMLSQLGITVPAGSNMQLKNVAAVMVTTTLPAFARPGQTLDVVVSSMGNAKSLRGGTLLMTPLKGADSQVYAIAQGNILVGGAGASSGGSSVQINQLNGGRISAGAIVERGVPTTFSRDGYIHVELNNTDFGTAQNVATALNRRFGQGTATALDGRVIQVRTPMEQASQARFLSQVEDLQVTRAPTVAKVIINARTGSVVMNRTVMIEEAAVAHGNLSVIINRQNEVVQPDTPFTQGQTVVVPNTQIEVRQDNGSLQRVSTSANLADVVKGLNALGATPQDLLAILQAMKSAGALRAELEII
- a CDS encoding flagellar hook-basal body complex protein — translated: MGFGQGLSGLNAAAQNLDVIGNNIANSGTVGFKSATASFADVYASSRVGLGVKVSAINQRFTVGSVTGGGGEYDIAIDGAKGMFRVTDQAGAVMYTRNGEFLVDKNNFIVNAQGYRLTGYPPGAVGANPVELQLPTANVAPLATTSATTVANLDANAKVIYLTDTVTSPAVNGSVTMTGTTPPLPADTYEFTRDAVGNIVWVNAPPAGDYGTAPNVISVDGTGAVTAGDLTQVAGYVDYTAAVTELGRPFDPKLSDTYTNASPMTVFDSLGNSHQVMQYFVKRPAVGGTSVYDVYYTMDGQAMAPTTEAGGVWGNPQQFTFNNAGTLTSAPVVNLTFAQPGGTATPADPLNVAINYTGTTQYGSNYKLVAKPDGYTSGEFSGINISSDGSLVASYTNGETQVVGTLVLADFSNLQGLQPVGNNAWKETAASGQPILGQPGTNSMSTVVGQATEASNVDMSKELVNMIIAQRTYQANSQTIKTQDEIMQVLMNLK
- a CDS encoding flagellar basal body L-ring protein FlgH — protein: MLMSVLRLVFASALALLAAGCAMIPPEPIVTGPTTAAPPPPPMPLAQPTGSIYQPTTYGNYPLFEDRRPRNVGDIVTIVLNERTNASKNVATNTNRSGSASLGIAAAPSFMDSWANANLNTEAAGANVLQGRGDSTANNAFTGTITTTVVGVMSNGNLQIAGEKQIAINRGSEYVRFAGVVDPRSITGTNTVSSTQVADARIEYRSKGVMDEVQTMGWLQRFFLIASPF
- the flgG gene encoding flagellar basal-body rod protein FlgG is translated as MMRSLWIAKTGLEGQQTSMDVISNNLANVSTNGFKRGRAVFQDLMYQTLRQPGAQVGDATQLPSGLQLGTGARVAATERIHTTGNLNNTGSEMDVAINGRGFLQVELPDGTQAYTRDGALQRDQNGQLVTVSGYVIQPPINVPDNALSITIGSDGMVSVTQPGAAGVNVQIGQLQIATFINPTGLQSVGENLYLETDSSGPANLLQPGVDGAGSIMQNYVETSNVNVAEELVNMITTQRAYEMNSKAVKTSDEMLARLTQL
- a CDS encoding flagellar basal body rod protein FlgF, coding for MDRIIYTAMNGAARITEHQAALSNNMANVNTAGFREQIALYRSVPVTDGVSLPTRVSTVASTPGHSFQMGTMQTTGRDLDVALASENGWIAVQTPQGEAYTRAGSLQVGINGLLQTSLGQPVMSDQGGPIDVPDQASLTITSDGTITAIGAGDPPNNILNLGRLKLVNPDNAQLVHGDDGVFRMAPVNGQPAPPLPADPGLRLLSGVLEGSNTNPMASMVGMIENARRFEQQMQVIQQSDRNAERANGILSVSA